The sequence TACAGGGCAGGCGAGTCCATTGCCTAATGAGCCATTAATCATCGTTATGGGTGAAGACAGTTTTCCCTATCAATATGTGGATAGCGAAGGAGAACCGACAGGATTACTGGTTGATCTTTGGAAAGAATGGGCTAAGCAAACCCATACAGAAGTGGTGTTTGTCGCACGCCACTGGAATGAATCTCTCACTCAATTACAAAAAGGTAAAGCGCACGCTCATCTTGGTATGGGAATAACACCAGAAAGAGAGCAACTATTTGATTTTTCGACTCCGATTGCTGATGTTGATGCTTATCTTTATTTACACAAATCATTACGTAGTAAAAAATCAATCAAGGAATTGATTCCCTATCAAATCGGTGTTGTAGCAGGCTCATATCATGAAGCGCAGTTACAACGAATGGAGTCTAAATTAGTTTTAAAGCGTTATGAGAGTCGTGAAAAACTGCTTGCAGGCGTGGCCTCCTCAGAAATAGTGGTATTCGCTGGATTAGAAGGTTACTTGAAAGATCCCGCATCATCCCAAGATATTTCGGCTAATTTTCCTAATACAGCTCGCATAAAAATTAAAAGTGTCCAGTTTGTCCCCGCGACAGTTAAAGGTAACCAAGCATTAGTTGATAAGATTAATCGCGGTTTTATGGGTCTAGATCCTCAGTTTATCCAGCAGACTGAACGGCGTTGGTTGGGGATCCATAGGCAAAAATCTGGGTTGATTATTGCTATGCAACAGGGTGTTGAACCCTTTGTTGATCTCGGTGTTGATGGCTTACCCCATGGTTTGTATGTAGATATGTGGAAATTGTGGTCCGAAAAAACGGGAATCGATATTGATTTTATCACCGGTGACATGAATGCCAGTGTTGATGATGTACGTCGTGGTCTAGCGGATGCACATATTGGTTATCCAGAGAGTGATGACTTAAAAACTGGACTTACCCGAGCTTGGCCTCTCTATACAGTAAAGAGTCGACTGTTTATTTATCAGCAACAATTAAATGATGTATCCCAATTAAAGGGCAAACGGATCGGTGTTGTACCGACAGCACCTTATTTGGTCTCACTTAGGCAGGCTTTGCCTGATGTGTCTTTACGCTATTATGACAGTATGGATGCAATGGTGACAGCCGCCAGAACTGGTGAAATTGTTGGCTTTGTTGCAGCAGGGGCTTGGACATCTCATTACCTACTGCTTAATAAAGGCTGGTCTGACTTCCATCAATATCCCGACTTAGCGTTTTCGACCAATATCTATGTGCTTACTCGCAGTGATGATCCTGGACTTACGCAACGAATTGAAAATGGTTTTAACAGTATAACTCCCAAGGAATTTGCAGATATTGAGCATAAATGGATGCTCAACCCTCAGGATCATATCTTCAATCAAACGGAGCGTAACCGTATTAATTTAACGGCTATAGAGCAAACCTATCTTGAAAGTTTGGCTGAAGTGCGTATGGGTTATCTTAAACATTGGCCACCCATGGAGTTTACGGATGAACAAGGGGAGTTTTCGGGTATTAATAGTGATATTGCGCGGCTGTTAAAAGAAGAATTACACCTTAAGCTGACTCCCATTGCTTTTGATGACTGGCATGCGTTAATTCAAGCACTGCAAAAAGGCGATATTGCTCTTGCAGGCAGTGTAGCCAAAACGGCTGAGCGACAACAACGATTACTGTTTAGCGACCCATATTGGCCATCACCTTGGGGGTTAGTCTCACAACTCGAGCAGGTTTCTGTGTTTAACATCGCTCAGTTAGCAGGGCAAAGAGTCGCTGTGGTTGAAGGCTATCATTTGGTAGCGCAATTAATGGCATTACAGCCATCACTTAAATTGGTGCTAGTGACGGACACTAAAGCAGGGGTGAGTGCAGTGGCAAATGGTCATGCGGAGGTGTTTATTGACAAAGTGGTCACACTGGCCTCTGAGCTTAAAGGTGGAGAGTTTCCCACTCTCAAAATGTCGCTATTAAGTGATTTGGCCGATCAACATAGTCATATTGGGGTCAATCCGGAATTTGAACCCTTAGTGCCACTGATTAATAAAGCGTTAGCTATCATCGATAATCAACGTCAACAACAGATATATTCCCACTGGGTCTCATTTACGGTTTCAACGGATAACAGCCATTATCTTCAATGGATCCGCTACTTACTGTTCAGTGCCGTAATATTATCTATTGTTATGATAGCGGTGTTGGCGGTCAATAGACGTTTAAACCTTGAGATAACACGGCGAATTTCAGCGGAGAAACGGTTACAACATGTTGCAAACCATGATGTATTAACCCAATTACCTAATCGCGCGTTGTTAGATGACCGCTTAGCTCAAGCGCTATTATCACATCAACGAGATCAAGCCTACTTTGCTCTGTTATTTATTGACTTGGATGAGTTTAAGCAAATTAATGATCAGCATGGTCACCCAATAGGAGATTCAATACTGACACAGGTAGCACAAATTTTACTTAGTTCAGTGCGAAACTCTGATACCGTGGCGCGATTTGGCGGCGATGAGTTTGTGATCCTACTAAATCGTGTGCAAGATCTCGATGCCGCGACCCAAGTTGCTGATAATATCCTGCAGTCTCTTTCCTCGCCTTTGCTCATAGAAGGACAAACGGTGAGGGTTGCTGTCAGTATTGGTGTCGTACTTTATCCCCGAGATGGTGATACTGCTATTGGGTTGTTGAAAAAGGCTGATCAGCTAATGTACCAAGCCAAAAGTAGTGGGGGACGCTGTTACCGTATTTCTTGACGCTTTTTTGAACGCTTATACACAGATAATGTGTTCACCTCTAGTCAAGGGCGTAAAACTGTTTGATACTTCACCGCCTAAGAGTGAAGTACTTTGGTAATCGGTATTATTTGACTATAATGCCGCTTTTATCTCGTTTTGATTATTTCCAAAGCACCGGTTTCCGGATAAAGGATAGAGTTAGATGCGCAGTCATTATTGTGGAGACGTCAATAAGTCTCACGTTGGACAAGAAGTTACCTTGGTAGGTTGGGTTAATCGTAGCCGTGATTTGGGTGGCGTTGTCTTTTTAGATTTAAGAGACAGAGAAGGTCTCGTCCAAGTGGTTTATGATCCAGACTTGCCTGAGGTGTTTGCTGTGGCCAGCACACTGCGTGCCGAGTTCTGTGTTCAGGTAAAAGGTGTGGTTCGCGCTCGTCCAGATAGCCAAGTTAATGGTCAAATGAAGACGGGAGAAATTGAAGTATTAGGTAAAGCATTGACGATTATCAACGCTGCCGATCCGTTGCCACTGAGCCTAGATAACTATCAGAACAACAGCGAAGAGCAACGTCTTAAGTATCGTTACTTAGATTTACGTCGCCCAGAGATGGCGCAGCGTTTAATGTTCCGCGCTAAGGTCACCAGTGCAGTGCGTCGTTTCCTCGACTCAAACGGTTTTTTAGATATAGAAACCCCGATCCTAACCAAGGCTACGCCAGAAGGTGCCCGCGATTATTTAGTGCCGAGCCGTACTTATAAAGGCCAATTCTTCGCGCTGCCACAATCGCCACAGCTGTTTAAACAGCTGCTGATGATGTCAGGTTTTGACCGTTACTATCAAATTGTAAAATGCTTCCGCGATGAAGATTTACGTGCTGACCGTCAACCAGAATTCACCCAAATCGATATCGAAACCTCATTTATGACGTCCGAGCAAGTGATGGCGAAGACCGAAGAAATGATGCGCGGCCTGTTCCTTGAAATGCTCAATGTCGATCTCGGCGAATTTCCACGAATGACCTACAACGAAGCCATGCGTCGTTTCGGTTCAGATAAGCCAGATTTACGTAATCCATTAGAGCTGGTGGACATTGCTGATTTACTTAAAGAAGTGGAATTTGCGGTATTCTCTGGTCCTGCGAACGATGAAGAAGGCCGTGTTGCTGCACTGCGTATTCCAGGCGGCGCAGCACTGTCTCGTAAGCAAATCGATGATTATACTAAGTTTGTTGGCATTTATGGTGCTAAAGGCTTAGCGTGGATGAAGATTAATGACCTAAGCCTTGGCTTAGAGGGCATTCAATCACCCGTGCTTAAGTTCTTAAACGAAAGCATAGTGAATGAAATCATTAGCCGCACAGGCGCGCAAACTGGCGACATTATCTTATTTGGTGCAGATCAGGCGACTGTGGTTGCCGAATCGATGGGCGCACTGCGTCTTAAAGCCGGTGAAGATTTCAGCTTATTGCAAGGCGAATGGCGCCCATTGTGGGTGGTTGACTTCCCGATGTTTGAGAAAATCAACGGTAGCTTCCATGCAGTTCACCATCCGTTTACCGCACCGCGCGGTGTAACGGCGGCAGAACTTGAAGCCAATCCAGCTAATCGCGTTTCCGATGCCTATGATATGGTATTGAACGGCTGCGAATTAGGCGGTGGTTCAGTGCGTATTCACAACCAAGAAATGCAGTCTGCGGTATTCCGTATTCTGGGTATTACCGACGATGAAGCTAAAGAGAAGTTCGGCTTCCTGTTAGAAGCGCTGCGTTACGGTACGCCACCACATGCAGGTTTAGCCTTTGGTTTAGACCGCATCATTATGCTGATGACGGGCGCAAGCTCAATCCGTGATGTAATGGCGTTCCCGAAAACCACCACTGCCGCTTGTCCGCTGACTAACGCACCAGGTTTTGCCAATCCGCAGCAGTTAGCTGAACTTGGCATTGCCGTTGTTGAGAAAGCTGTTAAAACAGAAGGCTAATTTTTGTAAAACGACTTTCTGTGGTCATTTTATGCGTTGTATCAAACACCGAGGCATTAGCCTCGGTCTATTTTTAGTGGTAAATCATTTTATTGCTTATCAATAAGTTCATCCTTAGCTTTTTCAGCCCCATAACACCTTAGATGATTGGTAAGCTGTGCAACAATATATACCAAGTAACCTTAAATGATGAATGCAGCATCTTGAGATTACTTAGGTATCACAAGAGGAGACTTCCCATGGCAGGTCACAGTAAATGGGCCAACATTAAGCACCGTAAAGCAGCGCAAGATGCTAAACGCGGTAAACTCTTTACTAAATTTATTCGCGAATTAACCGTAGCTGCCCGTGAAGGCGGTTCAGATCCCGATTCTAATCCACGCTTACGAATCGCCATCGATAAAGCCCTCGGTGGCAATATGACCCGAGATACGGTTGAGCGCGCGATTAAACGCGGCGCCGGTGAGTTAGAAGGTCAGCAACTCGAAACCATTCTCTATGAAGGCTATGGCCCAGGCGGCACCGCTGTGATGGTTGAAACCATGACGGACAATCGTAATCGTACTGTGAGTGGTGTACGTAATGCGTTTAGTAAATCAGGCGGTAACTTAGGCACGGATGGTTCGGTTTCTTATCTATTCACTAAGCGTGGCGTGTTATCCTACGCGCCTGGGATCGATGAAGATGCATTGATGGAAGCGGCGCTTGAAGCGGGCGCGGAAGACATTATTAGCTATGATGATGGCGCGGTGGATGTGTTTACCGATCCCGTTGATTTCTATACGGTGAAAGAGCTGCTCGATAAAGCCCATTTTGTGGCGGATAATGCCGAAATCGCTATGATAGCCTCGACGAAAGCAGAGCTTGATCTAGAAACCGCTGAAAAATTTATGCGCCTTATCGACACCCTTGAAGATCATGATGATGTGCAAGAGGTGTATCATAATGCGGAAATCTCCGATGATGTGATGGCAAGCCTAGGCTAGATTGACTGTGAGCTGAATTGGGGCGTCAATTGATGCCAATTTCAGATCGCAAACGCTAACGTAGGAACAGGGACGCAAATGTAGATCCCATATAAGGTATTTAATGGCAATTATTTTAGGTGTTGACCCAGGTTCTCGGATCACAGGCTACGGCGTGATCCAATGTCAGGGACGACATCAGATTTATCTCGGCAGTGGTTGTATTCGCACTTCATCTGAAGAGCTTTCTGGCAGACTTAAACAAATATTTGATGGGATCACTGAGATTATTCGGCAGTATCAACCAGATGAATTTGCAATCGAACGCGTATTTATGGCCAAGAATGCTGACTCAGCCCTAAAACTTGGGCAAGCAAGAGGGGCGGCCATTGTTGCGGCGACTGTGGCAAATTTACCTGTAGCCGAGTACAGTGCAACACAAATAAAAAGTGCGGTAGTCGGTACAGGGCGAGCTAAAAAGGAACAAATACAGCATATGATCCAGCAACTACTGAAATTACCTGCCGCACCTCAAGCGGATGCAGCAGATGCTCTCGGCGTTGCTGTGTGTCATTATCACACTCGC is a genomic window of Shewanella putrefaciens containing:
- a CDS encoding transporter substrate-binding domain-containing protein gives rise to the protein MKFVVYLIVILCSYLLSITGQASPLPNEPLIIVMGEDSFPYQYVDSEGEPTGLLVDLWKEWAKQTHTEVVFVARHWNESLTQLQKGKAHAHLGMGITPEREQLFDFSTPIADVDAYLYLHKSLRSKKSIKELIPYQIGVVAGSYHEAQLQRMESKLVLKRYESREKLLAGVASSEIVVFAGLEGYLKDPASSQDISANFPNTARIKIKSVQFVPATVKGNQALVDKINRGFMGLDPQFIQQTERRWLGIHRQKSGLIIAMQQGVEPFVDLGVDGLPHGLYVDMWKLWSEKTGIDIDFITGDMNASVDDVRRGLADAHIGYPESDDLKTGLTRAWPLYTVKSRLFIYQQQLNDVSQLKGKRIGVVPTAPYLVSLRQALPDVSLRYYDSMDAMVTAARTGEIVGFVAAGAWTSHYLLLNKGWSDFHQYPDLAFSTNIYVLTRSDDPGLTQRIENGFNSITPKEFADIEHKWMLNPQDHIFNQTERNRINLTAIEQTYLESLAEVRMGYLKHWPPMEFTDEQGEFSGINSDIARLLKEELHLKLTPIAFDDWHALIQALQKGDIALAGSVAKTAERQQRLLFSDPYWPSPWGLVSQLEQVSVFNIAQLAGQRVAVVEGYHLVAQLMALQPSLKLVLVTDTKAGVSAVANGHAEVFIDKVVTLASELKGGEFPTLKMSLLSDLADQHSHIGVNPEFEPLVPLINKALAIIDNQRQQQIYSHWVSFTVSTDNSHYLQWIRYLLFSAVILSIVMIAVLAVNRRLNLEITRRISAEKRLQHVANHDVLTQLPNRALLDDRLAQALLSHQRDQAYFALLFIDLDEFKQINDQHGHPIGDSILTQVAQILLSSVRNSDTVARFGGDEFVILLNRVQDLDAATQVADNILQSLSSPLLIEGQTVRVAVSIGVVLYPRDGDTAIGLLKKADQLMYQAKSSGGRCYRIS
- the aspS gene encoding aspartate--tRNA ligase, which produces MRSHYCGDVNKSHVGQEVTLVGWVNRSRDLGGVVFLDLRDREGLVQVVYDPDLPEVFAVASTLRAEFCVQVKGVVRARPDSQVNGQMKTGEIEVLGKALTIINAADPLPLSLDNYQNNSEEQRLKYRYLDLRRPEMAQRLMFRAKVTSAVRRFLDSNGFLDIETPILTKATPEGARDYLVPSRTYKGQFFALPQSPQLFKQLLMMSGFDRYYQIVKCFRDEDLRADRQPEFTQIDIETSFMTSEQVMAKTEEMMRGLFLEMLNVDLGEFPRMTYNEAMRRFGSDKPDLRNPLELVDIADLLKEVEFAVFSGPANDEEGRVAALRIPGGAALSRKQIDDYTKFVGIYGAKGLAWMKINDLSLGLEGIQSPVLKFLNESIVNEIISRTGAQTGDIILFGADQATVVAESMGALRLKAGEDFSLLQGEWRPLWVVDFPMFEKINGSFHAVHHPFTAPRGVTAAELEANPANRVSDAYDMVLNGCELGGGSVRIHNQEMQSAVFRILGITDDEAKEKFGFLLEALRYGTPPHAGLAFGLDRIIMLMTGASSIRDVMAFPKTTTAACPLTNAPGFANPQQLAELGIAVVEKAVKTEG
- a CDS encoding YebC/PmpR family DNA-binding transcriptional regulator — translated: MAGHSKWANIKHRKAAQDAKRGKLFTKFIRELTVAAREGGSDPDSNPRLRIAIDKALGGNMTRDTVERAIKRGAGELEGQQLETILYEGYGPGGTAVMVETMTDNRNRTVSGVRNAFSKSGGNLGTDGSVSYLFTKRGVLSYAPGIDEDALMEAALEAGAEDIISYDDGAVDVFTDPVDFYTVKELLDKAHFVADNAEIAMIASTKAELDLETAEKFMRLIDTLEDHDDVQEVYHNAEISDDVMASLG
- the ruvC gene encoding crossover junction endodeoxyribonuclease RuvC translates to MAIILGVDPGSRITGYGVIQCQGRHQIYLGSGCIRTSSEELSGRLKQIFDGITEIIRQYQPDEFAIERVFMAKNADSALKLGQARGAAIVAATVANLPVAEYSATQIKSAVVGTGRAKKEQIQHMIQQLLKLPAAPQADAADALGVAVCHYHTRQSLIALSGRATARTYGRYR